The following are encoded in a window of Harmonia axyridis chromosome 7, icHarAxyr1.1, whole genome shotgun sequence genomic DNA:
- the LOC123685333 gene encoding trimethylguanosine synthase-like encodes MRSTEGNNGTNKRKKGAQCNCNKPKSRKTKIEQNEQRTEIQGDSKKPKSRKTATKQNEQTTEFQGDSKKPKSRKTATKQNQQMTEFQGDSKKPKSRKTATKQNEQTTEFQGDSKKPKSRKTVTKQTEQTKETQSDSKKTKSRKTNIKKNKKTEETQCDSQIPNSRNLIDVYSEIKTNPELKRYWHKRFQLFSRFNHGIQLDEESWYSVTPESIAKKTAEICRTNVIVDGFCGAGGNSIQFALTCKKVIAVDIDPKKIELAKNNAAIYGVSEKIKFIVGDIIKLAPMLKADAVFLSPPWGGPSYLKERVYDLEKTLKPVPFSTLINACMNISPNIAVYLPKNVDTYDMGQYLGRHLNIEMEENVLCDKIKAKTFYYNGLAEKYKMYINK; translated from the exons ATGAGATCTACAGAAGGAAACAATGGGACAAATAAACGAAAGAAAGGAGCACAATGTAATTGTAACAAaccaaaatcaagaaaaacaaaaatagaacAAAATGAACAAAGGACAGAAATTCAAGGTGATTCGAAAAAACCGAAATCAAGAAAGACTGCGacaaaacaaaatgaacaaacgACAGAATTTCAAGGTGATTCGAAAAAACCGAAATCAAGAAAGACTGCGAcaaaacaaaatcaacaaatgACAGAATTTCAAGGTGATTCGAAAAAACCGAAATCAAGAAAGACTGCGacaaaacaaaatgaacaaacgACAGAATTTCAAGGTGATTCGAAAAAACCGAAATCGAGAAAGACAGTGACAAAACAAACTGAACAAACGAAAGAAACACAAAgtgattcgaaaaaaacaaaatcgagaaaaactaatataaaaaaaaataaaaaaacggaAGAAACACAATGTGATTCTCAAATACCCAACTCGAGAAATTTAATTGATGTCTATTCAGAAATAAAAACCAATCCTGAGTTGAAAAGATATTGGCACAAACGGTTTCAACTTTTCAGTCGATTTAACCATGGAATTCAACTTGACGAAG aaagtTGGTACTCCGTCACTCCTGAATCAATTGCCAAGAAAACTGCAGAAATATGCAGAACTAACGTAATAGTTGATGGATTTTGTGGTGCTGGAGGGAATTCGATACAGTTTGCCCTCACATGTAAGAAAg tgATCGCAGTCGATATCGATCCAAAGAAAATTGAACTTGCCAAGAACAATGCAGCAATATATGGTGTTTCGgagaaaattaaattcattgttGGTGACATCATTAAATTAGCTCCAATGCTAAAAGCAGATGCGGTTTTTCTGAGTCCACCATGGGGAGGTCCATCTTATTTAAAGGAAAGGGTTTATGACTTGGAAAAAACGCTGAAGCCTGTACCATTTTCGACATTGATAAATGCCTGCATGAATATTTCTCCCAATATTGCAGTTTATCTCCCTAAAAATGTCGATACCTACGAT aTGGGACAATACTTGGGACGACATCTAAATATAGAAATGGAAGAGAATGTATTGTGTGATAAAATTAAagcaaaaacattttattataaTGGACttgcagaaaaatataaaatgtatataaataaatga